A region of Candidatus Flexicrinis proximus DNA encodes the following proteins:
- the lpdA gene encoding dihydrolipoyl dehydrogenase produces the protein MANEYDVVVLGAGPGGYVAAIRAAQLGLKTAIIEKKYWGGVCLNVGCIPSKALLRNAELAHIFTHDQEKFGIKVEGKVSFDYGVAYSRSREVSDRLSKGVKFLMKKNKVDVYDGWATFTDAHTLSLALNDGKSETVSGKHIIIGTGSTTRMLPGLTVSDRVVTYEEQIMTDHVPGSILIVGAGAIGIEFAYVMKNYGVDVTVVEFLDRALPLEDEEVSKELEKSYKKLGVKLLTGSSVANVEDTGKIVKVTVKNNKDGKSQVIEVDKVLVAIGFQPRTTGYGLEKTGVKLTERGAIDISPYMQTNVPHVYAIGDVTAKLSLAHVAEAQGIIAAEHIAGLRPKPLEYKMLPRATYCQPQVASFGYTEKEARDLGYEINVAKFPFQANGKALGLGDTTGFVKLISDKKYGELLGGHMIGPDVTELLPELTLARYAELTPDEIARNVHAHPTLSEAIKEVAHGLEGHMINF, from the coding sequence ATGGCGAACGAATACGATGTCGTCGTCCTGGGTGCCGGCCCCGGCGGTTATGTCGCCGCCATCCGCGCCGCACAGCTCGGCCTCAAGACGGCCATCATCGAGAAGAAATACTGGGGCGGCGTGTGCCTCAATGTCGGCTGCATCCCCAGCAAGGCGCTGCTGCGTAACGCCGAACTGGCGCACATCTTCACCCACGATCAGGAGAAGTTCGGCATCAAGGTCGAAGGCAAGGTCAGCTTCGACTACGGCGTCGCCTATTCGCGCAGCCGCGAGGTGAGCGACCGGCTGTCCAAGGGCGTCAAGTTCCTGATGAAGAAGAACAAGGTCGACGTGTACGACGGCTGGGCGACCTTTACCGATGCACACACCCTTTCGCTGGCGCTGAACGACGGCAAGAGCGAGACGGTCAGCGGCAAGCACATCATCATCGGCACCGGATCGACGACGCGCATGCTGCCCGGCCTGACGGTGAGCGACCGGGTGGTGACCTATGAAGAACAGATCATGACCGACCACGTGCCGGGGTCGATCCTGATCGTCGGCGCGGGCGCGATCGGCATCGAGTTTGCCTACGTGATGAAGAACTACGGCGTCGACGTCACTGTAGTCGAGTTCCTGGACCGCGCGCTGCCGCTGGAAGACGAGGAAGTCAGCAAGGAACTGGAAAAGTCGTACAAGAAGCTGGGCGTCAAGTTATTGACCGGCAGCAGCGTGGCCAACGTCGAAGACACGGGCAAGATCGTCAAGGTCACGGTCAAGAACAACAAAGACGGCAAGTCGCAGGTGATCGAGGTCGATAAGGTGCTGGTGGCGATCGGCTTCCAGCCGCGCACAACCGGCTACGGCCTGGAAAAGACCGGCGTGAAGCTGACCGAGCGCGGCGCGATCGACATCAGCCCGTATATGCAGACCAACGTGCCGCACGTCTACGCGATCGGCGACGTGACGGCCAAGCTGTCGCTGGCGCATGTGGCGGAAGCGCAGGGCATCATCGCCGCCGAACACATCGCCGGACTGCGGCCCAAGCCGCTGGAATACAAGATGCTGCCGCGCGCGACCTACTGCCAGCCGCAGGTCGCCAGCTTCGGCTATACCGAGAAAGAAGCGCGCGATCTGGGGTATGAGATCAACGTCGCCAAGTTCCCGTTCCAGGCCAACGGCAAGGCGCTGGGGCTGGGCGATACGACCGGCTTCGTCAAGCTGATCAGCGACAAGAAGTACGGCGAACTGCTGGGCGGGCACATGATCGGCCCCGACGTCACTGAACTGCTGCCCGAACTGACGCTGGCGCGCTATGCCGAGCTGACGCCGGACGAGATCGCGCGGAATGTGCATGCCCACCCGACCCTGAGCGAGGCGATCAAAGAGGTCGCGCACGGGTTGGAAGGGCACATGATTAACTTCTAG
- a CDS encoding response regulator transcription factor: MPHILLIDDELKLTGPLRDSFERDGYQVTVAHDGYSGLSMAMVSRPDVIVLDVMMPGLDGWQVCRTLREHSVTPIIMLTALGDPTDRIQGLELGADDYLVKPFTYNALEAHVRAMLRRVRYDAGSQPARRIEVGDIVLDIDAHSVSKSGQPVNLRQKEYEILALLMTHLGKVVTREQLFDEVWGTDWLGDTRTLDVHISWLRAKLEADPAKPVYLQTVRGVGYRFVTP, from the coding sequence ATGCCGCACATCCTGCTGATCGACGATGAACTGAAACTCACCGGTCCACTGCGCGACTCGTTTGAGCGCGACGGCTATCAGGTGACGGTCGCCCACGATGGCTACAGCGGCCTGAGCATGGCGATGGTGAGCCGTCCGGACGTGATTGTGCTGGACGTGATGATGCCGGGGCTGGACGGCTGGCAGGTCTGCCGGACGCTGCGCGAACATTCGGTCACGCCGATCATCATGCTGACGGCGCTGGGAGACCCGACCGACCGTATTCAAGGGCTTGAACTGGGCGCCGACGATTACCTGGTCAAGCCGTTCACCTATAACGCGCTTGAGGCGCACGTGCGCGCGATGCTGCGCCGGGTCCGCTACGATGCGGGAAGCCAGCCGGCACGGCGGATTGAGGTGGGCGATATCGTGCTCGACATCGACGCGCACAGCGTGAGCAAAAGCGGCCAGCCGGTCAACCTGCGCCAGAAGGAATACGAAATCCTGGCGCTGCTGATGACGCACCTCGGTAAAGTGGTCACCCGCGAGCAGTTGTTCGACGAAGTGTGGGGAACGGACTGGCTGGGGGATACGCGGACGCTGGACGTCCATATCAGCTGGCTGCGCGCCAAGCTGGAGGCCGACCCGGCCAAACCGGTCTACCTGCAGACGGTGCGAGGGGTGGGATACCGCTTTGTCACGCCTTAG
- a CDS encoding HAMP domain-containing histidine kinase translates to MQLVIAGVQLQDATFEYHRSRLQAHGQDLAAVMAEPLEHYLAEDDNEAFTRVVAAMHGDPYDAYLLFDDQLDLIGSSLAAAVDQFGVLTPELAAARETGVGSDVRRDAEGEEYLYVAVPIRYESAYLGYLVVSEEMEPIRAEMMGHWLTLMAALLPVIAGVVAAGLWVSASIARPVRDLRGLALQMAGGDLSARADIRTTDEIGTLSQAFNTMAEKLSILVRAQKNFVSNAAHELRTPLMTSALRIEALNDPVLSEPQRKAYLAELREETRHMAELVDSLLTLSRVEEGRWETGEQACDSVAVLHDSAREWRQQAAHKGVAFALPAVEDLPDAAVPATDLRLIFDNLLGNAVKYTSQGAITVQASADGGRLRFSVTDTGLGFTPEDGARLFERFFRADAVRNQHIPGTGLGLSVVQAIAAHWGGEISARSDGPGHGATVTVSIPAVQARPDGRAAARVPV, encoded by the coding sequence GTGCAGCTGGTTATCGCCGGGGTCCAACTTCAGGATGCCACGTTCGAGTATCACCGGTCGCGGCTGCAGGCGCACGGGCAGGATCTGGCGGCGGTGATGGCGGAGCCGCTTGAACACTATCTGGCCGAGGACGACAACGAGGCGTTTACGCGGGTGGTAGCGGCGATGCACGGCGACCCGTACGACGCCTATCTGCTGTTTGACGACCAACTCGACCTGATCGGCTCATCGCTCGCGGCTGCCGTCGACCAATTCGGGGTGCTGACGCCGGAGCTGGCGGCGGCGCGCGAAACCGGCGTCGGCTCCGACGTGCGCCGGGATGCCGAAGGCGAGGAATACCTGTATGTCGCGGTCCCGATCCGCTACGAGAGCGCCTATCTGGGCTATCTGGTGGTGTCGGAGGAGATGGAGCCGATCCGGGCGGAGATGATGGGACACTGGCTGACGCTGATGGCGGCGCTGCTGCCGGTCATCGCGGGGGTGGTGGCGGCCGGGCTATGGGTGTCAGCGAGTATTGCGCGGCCGGTGCGCGACCTGCGCGGGCTGGCGCTGCAGATGGCCGGCGGCGACCTGAGCGCGCGCGCAGACATCAGGACGACGGACGAGATCGGCACGCTGAGCCAGGCGTTCAATACGATGGCCGAGAAGCTGTCGATTCTGGTGCGCGCGCAGAAGAACTTCGTGAGCAACGCGGCGCACGAGCTGCGCACGCCGCTGATGACCAGCGCTTTAAGGATCGAAGCGTTGAACGATCCCGTGTTGAGCGAACCGCAGCGCAAGGCGTATCTGGCCGAACTGCGCGAGGAAACGCGGCACATGGCCGAACTGGTCGACTCGCTGCTGACGCTTTCGCGGGTGGAGGAAGGCCGCTGGGAGACCGGGGAACAGGCCTGCGACAGCGTCGCGGTGCTGCACGACTCGGCGCGCGAGTGGCGGCAGCAGGCCGCGCATAAAGGCGTGGCGTTCGCGCTGCCGGCGGTGGAAGACCTGCCCGACGCGGCGGTTCCGGCCACCGACCTGCGGCTGATCTTCGACAACCTGCTGGGCAACGCGGTCAAATATACGTCTCAGGGGGCGATCACGGTGCAGGCCAGCGCCGATGGTGGCCGCCTGCGCTTCAGCGTCACGGACACGGGACTCGGTTTCACGCCGGAGGACGGCGCGCGGCTGTTCGAACGGTTCTTCCGCGCCGATGCCGTCCGCAACCAGCACATCCCCGGCACCGGGCTGGGCCTGTCGGTGGTCCAGGCGATCGCGGCCCATTGGGGCGGCGAGATCAGCGCCCGCAGCGACGGCCCCGGCCATGGCGCGACGGTTACGGTGTCGATTCCGGCTGTGCAGGCGCGGCCGGACGGGCGGGCCGCGGCGCGCGTTCCGGTTTAG
- a CDS encoding methyltransferase domain-containing protein encodes MTDDIKSLSTGRFNRFAERYVNAAQLGGTDEPRALVEMARVAPTDRVLDIATGGGHTALAFAPHAAAVCAHDLALGMLNAARIYLDSKGAPASYVAGDAESLPFADSSFDIVSCRIAQHHFPDVFRFMQECARVLRPGGRLVQQDQVAPDEDRAGRYLDSFERLRDPSHVRVNSEAEWRGLYLDVGLSVDEVRIARHRTSLVAWAERQDVSPESLEHLQIMMARPPDAVRAWVRPEAAGTPDAKFDHVYILISGTKPA; translated from the coding sequence GTGACGGATGACATCAAATCGCTCTCGACCGGCCGCTTCAATCGCTTTGCCGAGCGCTATGTAAACGCCGCGCAGTTGGGCGGCACCGACGAGCCGCGCGCGCTGGTCGAAATGGCGCGCGTCGCCCCGACCGACCGCGTCCTCGACATCGCCACCGGCGGCGGCCATACCGCGCTCGCCTTCGCGCCGCATGCCGCCGCCGTCTGCGCCCATGATCTGGCCCTCGGCATGCTCAACGCCGCCCGCATCTATCTGGACAGCAAGGGCGCCCCCGCCTCCTATGTCGCCGGCGACGCCGAATCGCTGCCCTTCGCCGACTCCTCCTTCGATATCGTCTCCTGCCGCATCGCCCAGCACCACTTCCCCGACGTCTTCCGCTTCATGCAGGAGTGCGCGCGCGTGCTGCGCCCCGGCGGCCGTCTCGTCCAGCAGGATCAGGTCGCCCCGGATGAAGACCGCGCCGGCCGCTACCTCGACAGCTTCGAACGCCTGCGCGACCCGTCGCACGTCCGCGTCAACTCCGAGGCGGAATGGCGCGGCCTGTATCTCGATGTCGGCCTGTCGGTCGACGAGGTGCGCATCGCCCGCCACCGCACCTCCCTCGTCGCCTGGGCCGAGCGCCAGGACGTCTCGCCGGAATCCCTCGAGCACCTGCAGATCATGATGGCGCGGCCCCCCGACGCTGTGCGCGCCTGGGTCAGGCCCGAAGCGGCAGGGACGCCGGACGCCAAATTCGACCACGTCTATATCCTTATCAGCGGGACAAAACCAGCATGA
- a CDS encoding flavodoxin domain-containing protein, giving the protein MSDKILVTYATRAGSTAAVAAVIGETLTEEGLEVDVRRMEDVIDVAGYSAVVAGSAIRGGKWLPEAMQFMRRHQHDLAERPFAPFMVCITLSTNNTSIHQRVKDWLKPVRAMVKPVSEGYFSGALVFDKLPPSFGKLRMQIAAALGIWKGGDHRDWNTIKAWAHNLAPKLHGTPV; this is encoded by the coding sequence ATGTCAGACAAAATCCTTGTTACATATGCCACCAGAGCAGGATCGACGGCAGCGGTTGCGGCGGTGATCGGAGAAACGCTGACCGAAGAGGGACTCGAAGTGGATGTGCGGCGCATGGAAGACGTCATCGATGTCGCGGGCTACAGCGCGGTGGTGGCGGGCAGCGCGATCCGGGGCGGGAAATGGCTGCCGGAGGCGATGCAATTCATGCGGCGGCACCAGCATGACCTGGCCGAGCGGCCGTTTGCGCCGTTCATGGTGTGCATCACGCTGTCGACGAATAACACGAGCATCCATCAACGCGTGAAGGACTGGCTGAAGCCGGTGCGCGCGATGGTCAAGCCGGTGAGCGAGGGGTATTTCTCGGGAGCGCTGGTCTTCGATAAGCTGCCGCCGTCGTTTGGGAAGCTGAGGATGCAGATTGCCGCGGCGCTGGGGATCTGGAAGGGCGGCGATCACCGCGACTGGAATACGATCAAGGCGTGGGCGCACAACCTTGCGCCGAAGCTGCACGGAACGCCGGTATGA
- a CDS encoding alpha/beta hydrolase, giving the protein MQQKFVKTNGIQLAYLDHGGSGEPLILMHGLSANSHHFDGLIAAGLAKHFRVLAVDLRGRGLSEKPTGMVYSPQDHAKDILSMMDALNLDRVLLGGHSYGGLMTMYIGANHPDRVKKMIILDAGIMHPQVKDLIAPAIRRLGQPVESFAVYLENMKKNPAYHQGVWNDEIVAYYRADVEDLPDGQVKPRSTPEVISAAVDQILEVDWPTTMPRATMPGILVHGTEGVGPAPTPPVLTDDGAQQTLSYLPDCRYLRVAGNHYTMLYGDNAHAIVDAVAQFVNG; this is encoded by the coding sequence ATGCAACAGAAGTTTGTTAAGACCAACGGAATCCAATTGGCCTATTTGGATCACGGCGGCAGCGGCGAGCCGCTGATCCTGATGCACGGCCTTTCTGCCAACAGCCATCACTTCGACGGCCTGATCGCGGCGGGGCTGGCCAAGCACTTTCGCGTGCTGGCGGTTGATCTGCGCGGCCGGGGTCTGAGCGAGAAGCCGACCGGTATGGTTTATTCACCCCAGGATCACGCGAAAGACATCCTGAGTATGATGGACGCGCTCAACCTCGATCGAGTGCTGCTGGGCGGCCACAGCTACGGCGGACTGATGACGATGTACATCGGGGCGAATCATCCCGACCGTGTGAAGAAGATGATTATTCTCGATGCCGGGATCATGCATCCGCAGGTCAAAGACCTGATCGCCCCGGCGATCCGCCGCCTCGGCCAACCCGTCGAGAGTTTCGCGGTCTACCTCGAAAACATGAAGAAGAACCCCGCCTATCATCAGGGGGTCTGGAACGACGAGATTGTCGCTTACTATCGCGCTGACGTGGAAGACCTTCCCGACGGACAGGTCAAACCGCGCAGCACGCCGGAGGTCATCAGCGCCGCCGTCGACCAGATTCTGGAGGTCGATTGGCCGACGACCATGCCGCGCGCGACCATGCCGGGGATTCTGGTGCATGGCACAGAAGGCGTCGGTCCTGCGCCCACCCCGCCGGTCCTCACCGACGACGGCGCACAGCAGACACTTTCGTATCTGCCGGACTGCCGTTACCTGCGCGTGGCCGGCAACCATTACACCATGCTGTATGGCGACAACGCGCACGCCATCGTCGATGCTGTGGCGCAGTTCGTGAACGGCTAA
- a CDS encoding DinB family protein — MNTLQTHIAQPLRGYVAPLAMALWQLEDARMRTLRWLTTLDPAVVDWSPPGEQVNTIGTLLYHIAAIELDWVFADILKAPWPKDLDRWFPVEVRDTSDRLSAISGETVETHIERLALVRAGVLEGLREMTEADFNTPRVTPNYIVTPAWALHHLCQHEAEHRAEMSSLAARAPK; from the coding sequence ATGAATACGCTCCAGACCCATATCGCCCAACCGCTCCGTGGTTACGTCGCGCCGCTTGCCATGGCCCTCTGGCAGCTTGAAGACGCGCGGATGCGCACGCTGCGCTGGCTCACCACCCTCGATCCGGCCGTCGTTGACTGGTCGCCGCCAGGCGAGCAGGTCAACACCATCGGCACGCTCCTCTACCACATCGCGGCCATCGAGCTGGATTGGGTCTTCGCCGATATCCTCAAGGCCCCGTGGCCGAAGGATCTCGACCGCTGGTTCCCGGTCGAGGTGCGCGACACTTCCGACCGGCTCTCGGCCATCTCCGGCGAAACCGTCGAAACACATATCGAGCGCCTGGCGCTGGTCAGGGCAGGGGTGCTGGAAGGCCTGCGTGAGATGACCGAGGCCGACTTCAATACGCCGCGCGTCACCCCCAATTACATCGTCACGCCAGCCTGGGCGCTCCATCACCTGTGCCAGCACGAAGCGGAACACCGCGCCGAGATGTCTTCCCTCGCTGCCCGCGCACCTAAGTAG
- a CDS encoding DUF1905 domain-containing protein, with the protein MKAVFKVTIRKDGTVNATGIRVPPEVIESFGKGKKPPVKVTIGGYSYRSTVAVMGGDFMIALSQERREAAGVVLDQEIEVQLELDEEPRTVDVPADLAAALAAKPGAREAFDKTAWSGRKEFVRQVEDAKTQETRDRRIAAIVAKLG; encoded by the coding sequence ATGAAGGCAGTATTCAAGGTCACCATTCGCAAAGATGGCACCGTCAACGCGACCGGCATCCGGGTCCCCCCGGAGGTCATCGAATCGTTCGGCAAGGGCAAGAAACCGCCCGTCAAAGTCACCATTGGCGGCTATAGCTACCGCTCGACGGTCGCCGTAATGGGGGGCGACTTCATGATCGCGCTCAGCCAGGAACGCCGCGAAGCCGCCGGCGTCGTGCTGGATCAGGAAATCGAAGTGCAGCTTGAGCTGGACGAAGAGCCGCGTACCGTCGACGTTCCCGCCGATCTGGCCGCCGCCCTGGCTGCCAAACCCGGCGCGCGTGAGGCCTTCGACAAGACGGCCTGGTCCGGGCGCAAGGAATTCGTCCGCCAGGTCGAAGACGCCAAAACGCAGGAAACCCGTGACCGGCGCATCGCCGCCATCGTCGCAAAACTCGGCTGA
- a CDS encoding flavodoxin domain-containing protein, with protein sequence MTGRILVAYATRTGSTEGVAKAIGETLAEDGTPVDVLPMSDVTDLSAYSAVVAGSAIRGGVWLPEAMEFVTSHKTALAQRPFAPFLVCITMSMKNENYRRGVAEWLKPVTKLVSPVSEGYFAGALDFDKLPWSFSTLGLRIAVGLGFWTSGDHRDWEAIRAWARSTAPKLQAGQAALRH encoded by the coding sequence ATGACCGGAAGAATTCTTGTTGCCTATGCAACGCGGACGGGATCGACCGAGGGCGTGGCAAAGGCTATCGGTGAAACGCTGGCGGAAGACGGCACGCCGGTCGACGTGCTGCCGATGTCGGACGTCACCGATTTATCGGCTTACAGCGCGGTGGTGGCGGGCAGCGCGATCCGCGGCGGCGTGTGGCTGCCGGAAGCGATGGAATTCGTCACGAGTCACAAAACGGCACTGGCGCAGCGGCCGTTTGCGCCGTTTCTGGTGTGCATCACGATGAGCATGAAGAACGAGAATTACCGGCGGGGCGTGGCTGAATGGCTCAAGCCGGTGACGAAGCTGGTTTCGCCGGTGAGCGAGGGGTATTTCGCCGGCGCGCTGGACTTCGACAAACTGCCGTGGTCGTTCAGCACGCTCGGCCTGCGGATCGCTGTTGGGCTGGGCTTCTGGACGTCGGGCGATCACCGCGACTGGGAGGCGATCCGCGCCTGGGCGCGTTCAACGGCGCCCAAGCTACAGGCCGGACAGGCCGCCCTGCGCCACTAG
- a CDS encoding excinuclease ABC subunit UvrA gives MTQEYIEIRGARENNLKNVSLRIPKRKITIFTGVSGSGKSSIVFDTIATEALRLLNENFSMFIRNFLPRYAQPDADAIENLSMAIVVDQKRMGGGSHSTMGTITDIYSVLRLLFSRIGRPHIGGSYMFSFNDPKGMCPDCNGVGERLGVDLDRFLDLSKSLNQGCILFPDYAVDSWDWSLCINSGLFDNDKKLADFTPDEMERLLHGKPYKVKTQIGSKTMNLTFEGVIDKFTRKYITRDIKTLSERTQKVVAPYLTFGPCHLCKGTRLSQAALSSTINGWNIAQLAGMEISQLIGVIRDIRAVEAAPIVTSLTERLQHLIDIGLEYLTLSRPTDTLSGGESQRVKVVKHLSSSLMDVMYIFDEPSIGLHPRDVHRMNELLQRLRDKGNTVLVVEHDPDVIKVADHIVDVGPRAGRGGGQIVYEGSFGGLLAADTLTGRHMKQSMPIKSHFRAAKGRLPIVNAHVNNLQHVSVDIPTGVLTVVTGVAGSGKSSLINQVFRRQYPDAIMIDQSAVGASTRSNPATYTGIMDDVRKAFASANKVSPSLFSFNSKGACETCQGLGVIYTDLASLGEVKTPCEVCGGKRFKEEVLSYTLNGRSISDVLAMTVQQALEYFTVKEIVGKLQAMSDVGLDYLTLGQPLSTLSGGECQRIKLATELHKKGSIYVMDEPTTGLHMSDIGRLLTIMNRLVDTGNTVIVIEHNLDVIKNADWIIDMGPEGGSKGGRVMFEGTPTDILSAQNSLTGVYLHSLLA, from the coding sequence GTGACACAGGAATACATCGAGATCCGCGGCGCGCGCGAGAACAACCTCAAAAATGTCTCGCTGCGCATCCCCAAACGCAAGATCACCATCTTCACCGGCGTTTCCGGTTCTGGCAAATCCTCCATCGTCTTTGACACCATCGCAACCGAAGCCCTCCGCCTGCTCAACGAAAACTTCAGCATGTTCATCCGCAATTTCCTGCCGCGTTATGCCCAGCCGGACGCCGACGCCATCGAGAACCTGAGCATGGCCATCGTCGTCGACCAGAAGCGCATGGGCGGCGGATCGCACTCCACCATGGGCACCATCACCGACATCTACTCCGTCCTTCGCCTGCTCTTCTCGCGCATCGGCCGCCCGCACATCGGCGGCTCCTATATGTTTTCGTTCAACGACCCGAAAGGCATGTGCCCGGACTGCAACGGCGTCGGCGAGCGCCTGGGGGTTGACCTCGACCGCTTCCTCGACCTCTCCAAGTCCCTCAACCAGGGCTGCATCCTGTTCCCGGATTACGCCGTCGACTCGTGGGACTGGAGCCTCTGCATCAATTCCGGCCTGTTCGACAACGACAAAAAGCTCGCCGACTTCACCCCGGATGAGATGGAGCGCCTGCTCCACGGTAAACCCTACAAGGTGAAGACCCAAATCGGCAGCAAGACCATGAACCTCACCTTCGAAGGCGTGATCGACAAGTTCACCCGCAAATACATCACCCGTGACATCAAGACCCTCTCCGAGCGCACCCAAAAGGTCGTCGCGCCCTATCTCACCTTCGGCCCCTGCCACCTGTGCAAAGGCACGCGCCTCAGTCAGGCCGCATTGAGCAGCACCATTAACGGCTGGAACATCGCCCAGCTGGCCGGGATGGAGATCAGCCAGCTGATCGGCGTCATCCGCGACATCCGGGCGGTCGAAGCTGCGCCGATCGTCACCTCCCTGACCGAGCGCCTCCAGCACCTGATCGACATCGGCCTCGAATATCTCACCCTCAGCCGCCCGACCGATACCCTCTCCGGCGGCGAGTCGCAGCGCGTCAAGGTCGTCAAACATCTCAGCAGCAGCCTGATGGACGTGATGTACATCTTCGACGAGCCGAGCATCGGCCTGCACCCGCGGGATGTCCACCGCATGAACGAACTGCTCCAGCGCCTGCGCGACAAAGGCAACACGGTCCTGGTCGTCGAACACGACCCCGACGTCATCAAAGTCGCCGACCACATCGTGGATGTCGGCCCGCGCGCGGGCAGGGGCGGTGGCCAGATCGTCTACGAGGGCAGCTTCGGCGGCCTGCTCGCCGCCGACACCCTGACCGGCCGGCACATGAAGCAGTCGATGCCGATTAAGTCGCACTTCAGGGCCGCCAAAGGCCGCCTTCCGATCGTCAACGCCCACGTCAATAACCTCCAGCACGTCAGCGTGGACATCCCCACTGGCGTGCTCACGGTCGTCACCGGCGTGGCAGGTTCCGGCAAGAGCTCGCTCATCAATCAGGTCTTCCGGCGCCAGTACCCCGACGCCATCATGATCGACCAGTCCGCCGTCGGCGCCTCGACGCGCTCCAACCCCGCCACCTATACCGGCATCATGGACGACGTCCGCAAGGCCTTCGCCTCCGCCAATAAGGTCAGTCCCTCGCTCTTCAGCTTCAACTCCAAAGGCGCCTGCGAAACCTGTCAGGGGTTGGGCGTCATCTACACCGACCTGGCCTCGCTGGGCGAGGTCAAGACCCCCTGCGAGGTCTGCGGCGGCAAACGCTTCAAGGAAGAAGTCCTGTCCTATACCCTCAACGGCCGCTCCATCAGCGACGTCCTGGCCATGACCGTGCAGCAGGCGCTCGAATACTTTACGGTCAAGGAGATCGTCGGCAAACTCCAGGCTATGAGCGACGTCGGTCTCGATTACCTGACCCTCGGCCAGCCCCTGAGTACGCTCTCCGGCGGTGAATGTCAGCGCATCAAGCTCGCCACCGAACTTCACAAGAAGGGCAGCATCTACGTCATGGACGAGCCGACCACCGGCCTGCACATGTCCGACATCGGCCGCCTCCTCACCATCATGAACCGCCTGGTCGACACCGGCAATACGGTCATCGTCATCGAACATAACCTCGACGTGATCAAGAACGCCGACTGGATCATCGACATGGGGCCGGAAGGCGGCAGTAAAGGCGGTCGCGTCATGTTCGAAGGCACCCCGACCGACATCCTCAGCGCGCAGAACTCGCTCACCGGCGTCTACCTGCACAGCCTGCTGGCCTGA
- a CDS encoding SRPBCC domain-containing protein, whose product MADQSSPVLAPTEVTISRSFDAPRELVYNAWLDPQHLKAWWGPHGFTNPHVEVDARPGGALVIHMQGPDGSIYPSLATFTELVPNERIVLHSTAFEDPNGGYLLEVRNTITFEDKDGKTLITMEAVVLKSAPEIAGAVGGMEQGWTESWEKLAVHITAYYRTTASMKI is encoded by the coding sequence ATGGCCGATCAGAGTAGTCCCGTGCTAGCCCCCACCGAAGTGACCATCTCCCGCTCGTTCGATGCCCCGCGTGAGCTGGTCTATAACGCCTGGCTCGACCCACAGCACCTCAAAGCCTGGTGGGGGCCGCATGGCTTCACCAACCCGCATGTCGAGGTAGACGCCCGCCCCGGCGGCGCTCTGGTTATCCACATGCAGGGTCCGGACGGCTCGATCTATCCCAGCCTCGCCACCTTCACCGAGCTTGTCCCCAATGAGCGCATCGTCCTCCACTCCACTGCCTTCGAAGACCCCAACGGCGGCTACCTGCTCGAAGTCCGCAATACCATCACCTTCGAGGATAAAGACGGCAAGACCCTCATCACCATGGAAGCCGTCGTGCTCAAATCGGCCCCGGAAATCGCGGGCGCGGTCGGCGGCATGGAGCAGGGCTGGACCGAAAGCTGGGAAAAGCTCGCCGTTCATATCACCGCGTACTACCGCACGACTGCCTCGATGAAGATCTAG
- a CDS encoding winged helix-turn-helix transcriptional regulator — protein sequence MSTDPLSITFAALADPTRRAILARLAQGEATVKELAEPFDMSLPAISKHLKVLENAGLIARGREAQWRPSRLEVGRLKEVSDWLDQYRTIWEQRFDRLDAYLKALQHKSEENNDGRSE from the coding sequence ATGTCCACCGACCCACTGAGCATCACCTTCGCCGCCCTCGCCGATCCCACGCGCCGCGCCATCCTGGCCCGGCTCGCGCAGGGTGAGGCGACCGTCAAGGAATTGGCCGAGCCGTTCGATATGAGCCTCCCCGCGATCTCCAAACACCTCAAGGTGCTGGAAAACGCTGGCCTCATCGCGCGCGGCCGTGAAGCCCAGTGGCGCCCCAGCCGGCTTGAGGTGGGCCGGCTGAAAGAGGTCTCGGACTGGCTCGACCAGTACCGGACGATCTGGGAACAGCGCTTTGACCGCCTGGACGCCTACCTTAAAGCCTTGCAGCACAAATCAGAGGAGAACAACGATGGCCGATCAGAGTAG